The Electrophorus electricus isolate fEleEle1 chromosome 15, fEleEle1.pri, whole genome shotgun sequence genome segment GGTAATAGTTTTGTCCGGTTCGCGTTTCAGCGCCAAAGTCGAGTGTTCTTTAACAATCCACTCTCTTTTAGGGAATTAGCAGACTTTCTAATTGGAAtaacaatgtatttattttatctgaaatatttctggGTCCTCCTTGTTGGCAAGAATAAAAAGTCAGTGCAATGATTAAGAGCTTTTAAATAGAACAAAAAGTTGTGACAAATCAAagcctttttgctttttctaaATTGATGAGAGATAACCTAGTATGTCTGTTTACTGCACACTTTGGATGCTccattttaaagtttatttatgaCTATGTATGTTTTCCAGTGAGTCTAGTGAAGTTCAAGATAAGCCAGGTGATCCAGAGTTCATCAGCTGCCTCCTAAGAATGACTTCAGTAGTACCACAAGGATAAGAAGATTGCCGACTCTTATCTATGATAAGCTCTCTTAAAAAGATGTGCCTGTAGTGTATTTTTGCACCATAACAAGAAAATATGAACATGACTCCCTAACCTCTTACTAGTTGGAAAGAGTGTAACACTttggacagtgtgtgttcagagcaTAATGTCTACACTCAAAAGAACAGCAACACAGATGAATTCGCTTCAAGACTGCACATAAACCACATGGTGTGCCAGTTGCCTTTTGCATTATACAAGTGTGAAGCCTTTGTAGTCACAATGCGAATCAGTTTTTGCCAGGCTCTCTTAACAGGAGCCATTGTGCTGAACTTGCTAATTCTTTATTATGTGTCTCGGGCCCAGCAGCAGATGATGGAGAAGCGTCACGGGCAAGGCAAGGGTTTGAGAAAAGCCTCCCTAACTGTGTCTGGTCTAATGGCTGCAGGCGGTCTGGTGGGAGGTCTGGCAGTGGCTAACAGAGAGATCAGTACACGGAGTCCTCGTGTGACTGTTCTCTTACGTGAGTTTGAAGACTTTGAGAACTATGTGGGTGATGTGGCACGCTCTTTTTTACGGCAGAGGCCAGATGTGCCATTCCTTGTTGTGGCAGATACGCTGCCTTACCCTCCTCTGACTCTACCTGAGAATGTCCGGTTGCTGGTGCTGTCTCCTAGCCCAGAAGAGTCTCCTCAAGCACATCGCCCAGAATTCCATGTGCAGACTGAGTTTGTGCTGCTAGCTCCTGATGGGGTCGAGCTGGAGCATGGACGACAGCTCGAGAGGCTGGTTCGTGAgctggagggggagggaggtgggCCAGTTCGACTGGTTGCAGCCCCAGTGCTGAACCGTGCTGCTGTCCAATGTTTGCACCTGCAGGTGAGCCTGAAGGAATGGACTGCCACTTATTCTTTTGCATCATTGGGAAGCAGTGGCAGTGTGTGCACAGCCTTGCACGGCGATGCCGTAGTCCTCATTCGCGCTGAGGACCTGTTTAACCTGTCGGTCCCGTTAGCACGCCCCCTTCTGTCTGCATTGTTTATACAGACGGCAGTGCGGGGCTGGAAGGTCAAGCTGCTGGAGGGGCCGTCGTTCTCTGCAAGCCACCGACCACTCTTCAGCTCAGCGCACAACCAATGGAAGTCAGACAGTCGTCTGAAGGAGGCTAGCAGCCAGCTTATGCGGAGCTTTGGCCTGAAGCGCTTGATATGGCCAGATGGAAGGGATCAGTGGTATGGCTGCAGCAAGGAGACAGCACGATGCTTTGGCACAGTGCATGATGCTACACCCGAGTATCTGTACATGGAGCGCTGGACTCCACCTTGCTGCTTGCGTGCCCTACGCGAAACTACAAAGTATGTCATCCACATCCTAGAGAGCTCAGGTGTGCGCTACTGGCTGGAAGGAGGTAGTCTTTTAGGGGCGGCCAGACATCAGGACATCATCCCTTGGGACTATGATGTTGATTTGGGTATCTACTTGGAGGATGTACCTAAATGTGAATATCTGAAGAACTTGGACTCAGGGTCACTGGTGGATGCTAATGGATATGTATGGGAGCGAGCAATAGAGGGAGACTTCTACCGAATACAGTACAGTGAGGCCAACCATCTGCATGTGGATCTTTGGCCCTTCTACCCCCGGAATGGAGTGATGACTAAGGATACATGGACTGAGCACAAACAGGATGTGGAGTTCCCTGAACACTTCCTCCGGCCTTTAGTGCCCATGCCATTTGCTGGCATCACAGCTTATGGACCCAACAATCACCGAGCGTTCCTGGAGCTCAAATTTGGGGAAGGGGTAATTGAGAACCCTGAGTATCCCAACCCTGCCAAGAAAAGGCTGGATAGAAGTCGACAGTGAGGCCATAACTGAAGGCTATCTGATGATGAACTTTGGAGTTATATTTTAAAGGTTTCCAAATTTGTTTTTGAGTCTTTGCCAATCGCAAAAAAAGGCATTAGGGGTGTCATTACTCTGCTCCATGGTATGAAATGGTcagagaatttaaaaaatgtcagcagATACAGAACAGCTGCCAACTGAACTGTTTTTCAGGACTTGTAATCATGTGTCCGTAAATTTCAAAAAGCTGCACAAAAAGGGACTCAGACCAGACTGAAGTATCTGTTTTGAAGTAATCAGAAAGTACTAGAGATGGTCGTCTTTCTCTCCAAGTAAGAACAAAGTTCAACGTTCTTTTTATTACGACATTGGTCAAGCAGCAAGGTCAATTTGTACACAATACAAGTAGCATGTGCTGGTTGTGAATATAGTCAATTTTACAAATgtcttaacatttttatttaattatttttaatttacatcTTAAATACTCAACTCATAGCTGCTCACTAAAACTTGAAGATTCATTTGGCATTACATAGAAAGTGTATAAATGTATCAAGCTGAGAAGCAGCTGTTATATGTACTACTGATTTTTGCacatatttgtatttgataTTCAAGctaatttaattttatcttgtttggtttatttagtATGTTACTAGGCAACTAGATTTTTAATGAGTACATATTATCCCCACCTATTCCTCAATATTACTGCTATTGAATATGCACAAAGCTCTCATCATTGCTACATCATCGCAATCATTTGCACAAATAGTTGgttttctatatttttaaaagagtgTAAAATTATGTGCAATGAAATGTCATGTCAATTCATAGGTGAATACAATGAAATATGTTCTCATGTACACTAATATCAGTTTCTGTATAGCTggtaataacattttattgagAAATTGGTTggaatatttacaaaaacattgtttttgttcctttattttagGAACTTAAAGTGTAGCTTAGATTATTTTTAAGAGAAAAACTGAAACCTGTGGAAACTGGAACAATAAAAGGTAACAAAGAATGTGGAAAGTCATTGTAATTTTTCTGTGCAAAATACGACCTTGCAACATATCAGGTTGACCACGAGGTGGTAGCAGAGGAATAAAAACAACTGCGTCTCCTCTTTCAAATCGGTTTTATGGATTTTAATACACCAAATGTAGCTaggtattttatatttaaacagtTGCACTAAAATAGTTATATTTCCTCTctcaacaaaacattttttaggattcatctgtatttttttttcctccattccAAAACTGAAATGCGTCAACTTGATTCAAATATGCGTCTCTATTAGAATCACCTGCTTTGTACCCAGCTCACAGGCTACACCTGTACCCCGCCTGTTCACATGCATGATTAATCCGATTCCCTGTACCCTGTTAATAACTAGTCACGTGCTGATCACCGGGCTCACTGAATATTAATTGGACAGAAAACTCTTTCCCACACAGTATTAATGCACCATGGTAGCAGCGTTGTTGTGCAGTTGAAACATATTTATCTggcacagcagtgtttctgGCACTTATGCTCATCAGTGCAACAAGTGGGTTGGGAACAGTCCACCACTCAAAATGATCCTGTCCTCAGGTTAGAAATGACTCACTAATGAAGGGCTAGAGGACAGCTAGCAAATGTATGCCAACATCTAGACTTTGTCTGACATAGAAatcttgtaggtgtacagttaatGTTGTCTATTCAGAGCAAATTACTGACCAACCTCAGCATCAACCTGTTTCAGTCTCTGTACAAAGTTGATTCGGGCTTTCATTCTAAATGGTAACCTTGCATCAATGTTGGCAAATCCCTATAACTTTTCTGGATATACCACATGGAACTCCGTTGATTGGTAGAGCTGCCTGGCTGAACACACTGTGACAATCAAGAAATTAAAGTAACCACAAAGAagttaattacaaaaaaacccactttaTTCCAAAGGCATGTCACAAGAACATTCTGCATATTCTCCACGTGGGTTTTCTTTGGCTCCAGTAACACAACCAACACCACACAATCTTCTCACTGGCACAGTGAAATACCTATAGGAATGAAACTTTTGCACCATCAAATGCAAAACGCCCCCAAAATATATGGCACACAGAAAAATGTTGTGCACCACTCCTACATGGAACAAGGTTATGAGGGTGTGTCAGACTAGTCCATTCAAACACTTAGCAAAAGTAGAATGTAATTGAGAGGGAGTGGTGAATaatttgctttttcttcttagGCATCTTACCAATTTCATGTACTGTAAAACAGGACAATACATTCGATCCCCAAAAAAATATGCCTGAACATGCCTAAACTGTTTCACTAAAGAACAGACGTGCATTTTAAACAAGGTGTAAACCTGACAAACAACTCTTTggtaacattaaaacatttttggaacTGCACATCTATGATTATGAAGGACATCATTACAAAACAGGTTTCCAGTATGTTTTCTGGTGGCATCTAACACCAGCGCCTTTATCAAGCCAACTTAGTTGGTTGGGTGTTCAACCTCACAGTGAAACTGGCATGATCCTTGCACTTCTATCCAAGAGGAAGAAACCAGACACCTCTTCTTAATTGAGATGAGCCTCTCTGTTGTTTGCACAAAGACAAATATGCTCTTGAAAACACCTACACAGCTTAGTGCTGCACTTAaaacagagtgacagagtgcACTTATGGAAAGAGGACCCATGCAGTCAGATATACTGGAGTCTTGTGacacatttcatttgtttttttcattttggagAAATCAATATCTACTAGGCATACTTCATGAGGACAAACTAAAACATTAGACAAGTTTACACATCGGATGAATTACACATATtggttaaaatatgttttaagcACACACTTATGTGCTACCAGTCAAAActttggacacacctactctATTTTTACCATTTTCTACATTTCAGGGGGAGGGGAATGAGCATCAAAACACTACATGTGATTATGCTGTGGCTGTGTTAAACACAGTTACAACTTCTTGAAGCAGCTGCCTACAGTGCTTTTTCATCAGTCTCGAAGAAATGAGCCTACACATGCTGAGTACTTGTAGTGGAGAGAATGAAAGTTCTGAATTATCCATTTAATATTCATGCCTTTAAATAGATTCAGGTGTACACAAACCTTTGACTGGAATTTATAAATTTAATAGGAGAAAAATCCAACATATGACTCATGTTGCAATGGCATAATGTCTATGAAAACAAGTCAATATGTCTGCTATGTGAAATGATGAAacaaagcagcaaaaaaaacaaaaaaacaaaacagtataatTAAATTATGCGATAGTACAATCATTTTAGAGACCATAAAATCTCTCATTTAAAAAGGGGAGGATACAAATAcaaagttttaaatataaagacaAAAGTTTCTACTTAGGAGCAATAAAAGCACACACCAATCTAATGGATACAGTTTCCATATCATTTCTACAGTCCAGAAACAGATGGATCTTAGATTTGGATTAGATTATACTAAAAGGAATCTAATTATGCTTTAATTTTAGCATCAGCATGATTTAAGGATCTAGCCTGAATCCATACCAGTGCATTacttttcagcatttaaatttaaagtaatcTTAGCACTGGACTTCTTAAACTAACAAAATATTCTTTCATGTGTACCATTACCAGAAAAGTCATTATATAGTTGGTGCATTGTAACAATTTAAgacttgcttctctctctctcacacacacacacacacacacacacacacacacacacacacacacacacacacacacacacacacacacacacacacacacacacacacacacacacacacacacacacacacacacacacacacacacacacacacacaaagtaacatCACCTATAACAGAAAATGATTATGGAGTGTTACTTCATTCTACAGtaatttttaattgaaaataatCTTGTAACATTACCATTGACCCAAGAATGGAATATTACTGCAGCACTAACATTCAACTTATTTTTGGCACAGTTCCTGTGTGTGCTTTGGCTTGAAACCCATTTCAGATAAGACAAAAGGTGCTgtagaaaaacagaaaccatCACCTGTTCTCAAA includes the following:
- the fkrp gene encoding fukutin-related protein, which codes for MVCQLPFALYKCEAFVVTMRISFCQALLTGAIVLNLLILYYVSRAQQQMMEKRHGQGKGLRKASLTVSGLMAAGGLVGGLAVANREISTRSPRVTVLLREFEDFENYVGDVARSFLRQRPDVPFLVVADTLPYPPLTLPENVRLLVLSPSPEESPQAHRPEFHVQTEFVLLAPDGVELEHGRQLERLVRELEGEGGGPVRLVAAPVLNRAAVQCLHLQVSLKEWTATYSFASLGSSGSVCTALHGDAVVLIRAEDLFNLSVPLARPLLSALFIQTAVRGWKVKLLEGPSFSASHRPLFSSAHNQWKSDSRLKEASSQLMRSFGLKRLIWPDGRDQWYGCSKETARCFGTVHDATPEYLYMERWTPPCCLRALRETTKYVIHILESSGVRYWLEGGSLLGAARHQDIIPWDYDVDLGIYLEDVPKCEYLKNLDSGSLVDANGYVWERAIEGDFYRIQYSEANHLHVDLWPFYPRNGVMTKDTWTEHKQDVEFPEHFLRPLVPMPFAGITAYGPNNHRAFLELKFGEGVIENPEYPNPAKKRLDRSRQ